The Fundidesulfovibrio putealis DSM 16056 genome segment GGGAGAGAAAGCGCTTGAGGCTGAGTGGTGCGGCTTCGATGACCTGGAAATGGGCGAAGAATCGTTCGTCGGACCACGGCCAAAGAAAGGCGACGCCAAGCCCACCGTTAGTGAAGGCATCGAGAATGCCGTGCGAAAGCGCGCATGAAAATAGAAAGAAGAAGGCAAACCGAAAACTGCTGTGAAGTTGTCGAAACATACATGCACCAAGCATGGCGGCCGCCAACGCGAACAGGATGGAGTGGCTGAATCCTCGGTGGCCGAACTCTGCGGCATAGGGGACGCCCAAACGAAACGCGACGACATCCAGATCGGAAAGTACTGAAACGACGACTCCGGCGAGCAACAGCCTCCCAGGGATGACCTTGCGGCCAAAGGCAAGGCTAAGGGCAACAGGAACGGCAGGATGCGTGATGATTGTCGGCACGGCCAGAATCTCCCGGCAAGTGTTTGGACAAGCGAGACAATACGCAGGATGCATGAGAAACGAAAGTATGGGCTAGCGTCTTCCCCAATCTTCATGAAGAGAAATCGACCATTGAAAAAGCGAAAGGCCCGCATTTTTAATGCGGGCCTTTCTGAAAAGAATCCTGGCAGCGACCTACTTTCCCA includes the following:
- a CDS encoding metal-dependent hydrolase, producing the protein MPTIITHPAVPVALSLAFGRKVIPGRLLLAGVVVSVLSDLDVVAFRLGVPYAAEFGHRGFSHSILFALAAAMLGACMFRQLHSSFRFAFFFLFSCALSHGILDAFTNGGLGVAFLWPWSDERFFAHFQVIEAAPLSLKRFLSPVGLGVLWSELLWVWCPLLGLALVSRALRGLSGRRLQRMKPETR